A window of Tautonia marina contains these coding sequences:
- a CDS encoding winged helix-turn-helix domain-containing protein: MPVAMPTQTDWLRSVLFDRGYLGRIKGEGIKVYLVMVAACGGRPDRSVTMSLSQLMDRTALSCPTVIDSLARLEKLGLVVPTTRQRGKVKTYYVADPPEPEQDRDPLSL, from the coding sequence GTGCCCGTCGCCATGCCAACGCAGACGGACTGGCTGAGGAGCGTTCTCTTTGATCGCGGCTATCTGGGCCGGATCAAGGGGGAGGGAATCAAGGTCTATCTGGTCATGGTCGCCGCCTGCGGGGGGCGGCCGGACCGGAGCGTGACGATGAGCCTCAGCCAGTTGATGGACCGCACGGCCCTGTCGTGCCCGACGGTCATCGACAGCCTGGCCCGGCTCGAAAAGCTCGGCCTGGTGGTGCCGACGACCCGGCAGCGGGGGAAAGTCAAAACCTATTACGTGGCGGACCCGCCGGAGCCGGAGCAAGACCGGGACCCCCTGTCTCTCTAA